One stretch of Manis pentadactyla isolate mManPen7 chromosome 10, mManPen7.hap1, whole genome shotgun sequence DNA includes these proteins:
- the METRN gene encoding meteorin, whose protein sequence is MGRPPASGSSGYPPTPAPAEGSEDSAPSTTREGVGPARAAQSAEPFAGAPQAAGSSSRPRERRCYWRKVPGLRRDWPQPGPPPPAAPRRPRGCAARAWGRRALRGAGARGSLRPRAMLPPALLCALCGGLWAAAARAGYSEDRCRWRGSGLTQEPGSVGQLALACAEGEIQWLYPAGALRLTLGGSDPGARPGIACLRPAQPFAGAQVFAERAGGGLELLLAEGPGPAGGRCVRWGSRERRALFLQATPHPDISRRVASFRFELREDLRPELPLQARGLGADGACRPCSDAELLLAACTSDFVIHGTIHGVAHDMELQESVITVAADRVLRQSLPLFRVGGSGGQVQASIHTPLQCGIRPGPGTFLFMGWSHFGEAWLGCAPRFQEFSRAYMAAHADRLHPCEVALD, encoded by the exons ATGGGTCGCCCTCCCGCGAGCGGTTCCAGCGGGTACCCACCCACTCCCGCCCCAGCCGAGGGCTCGGAGGACAGCGCCCCGAGCACCAcgagggagggggtggggcccGCGCGGGCGGCTCAGAGTGCGGAGCCCTTTGCGGGCGCCCCGCAGGCCGCAGGCTCGTCCTCCCGCCCCCGCGAGCGCCGCTGCTATTGGCGGAAAGTTCCGGGGCTGCGCCGCGATTGGCCGCAGCCCGGCCCGCCGCCTCCAGCAGCTCCCCGGCGCCCGCGGGGCTGCGCAGCCCGGGCGTGGGGGCGGAGGGCGCTGCGCGGGGCCGGAGCCCGGGGCTCCCTGCGCCCGCGCGCCATGCTGCCCCCCGCGCTGCTCTGCGCGCTCTGCGGTGGCCTCTGGGCCGCGGCCGCCCGCGCCGGCTACTCGGAGGACCGCTGCCGCTGGAGGGGCAG CGGCCTGACCCAGGAGCCCGGCAGCGTGGGGCAGCTGGCCCTGGCCTGCGCGGAGGGCGAGATCCAGTGGCTGTACCCGGCCGGCGCGCTGCGCCTGACCCTGGGCGGCTCCGACCCCGGCGCGCGCCCCGGCATCGCCTGCCTGAGGCCGGCGCAGCCCTTCGCGGGCGCCCAGGTCTTCGCGGAGCGGGCGGGCGGCGGCCTGGAGCTGCTGCTGGCCGAGGGCCCCGGCCCTGCCGGGGGCCGGTGCGTGCGCTGGGGCTCCCGCGAGCGCCGGGCCCTCTTCCTGCAGGCCACCCCGCACCCGGACATCAGCCGCCGCGTGGCGTCCTTCCGCTTCGAGCTGCGCGAGGACCTGCGGCCCGAGCTGCCTCTGCAGGCCCGCGGCCTTGGCGCAGATG GTGCCTGCAGGCCCTGCAGTGATGCCGAGCTCCTCCTGGCCGCGTGTACCAGCGATTTTG TGATCCATGGAACCATCCACGGGGTTGCCCATGACATGGAGCTGCAGGAGTCTGTTATCACCGTGGCAGCTGACCGTGTCCTTCGACAGAGCCTGCCACTATTCCGGGTAGGGGGTTCTGGGGGCCAGGTGCAGGCCTCCATTCATACTCCATTGCAGTGTGGCATCCGCCCTGGCCCTGGCACCTTCCTCTTCATGGGCTGGAGCCACTTCGGTGAAGCCTGGCTGGGCTGCGCACCCCGCTTCCAGGAATTCAGTCGTGCTTACATGGCTGCCCATGCTGACCGTCTCCACCCCTGTGAGGTGGCATTGGACTGA
- the ANTKMT gene encoding adenine nucleotide translocase lysine N-methyltransferase produces the protein MEDDPAEALPDLRERRPGLLELLQVAAGSGLAAYAVWAALLQPGFRRVPLRLQVPYVGASVRQVEHVLSLLRGRTGKTVDLGSGDGRIVLAAHRCGLRPAVGYELNPWLVGVARLRAWRAGCAGSVCFSREDFWKVSLKDCHNVSVFLAPSVLPLLEDKLQAELPAGARVVSGRFPLPTWQPVAVVGDGLDRVWAYDIRGGGPAGQSVPGPSSAFVPGVPASQAG, from the exons ATGGAGGACGACCCGGCCGAAGCGCTGCCGGATCTGCGCGAGCGGAGGCCGGGCCTGCTGGAGCTGCTGCAGGTGGCGGCGGGCTCGGGCCTGGCCGCCTACGCCGTGTGGGCCGCGCTGCTGCAGCCGGGCTTCCGCCGCGTGCCGCTCAGGCTGCAG GTGCCTTATGTCGGAGCGAGCGTGCGGCAGGTGGAGCACGTGTTGTCGCTGCTGCGAGGCCGCACTGGAAAAACTGTGGACCTGGGCTCTGGCGACGGCAGGATT GTGCTGGCGGCGCACAGATGTGGGCTCCGCCCAGCTGTGGGCTACGAGCTGAACCCGTGGCTGGTGGGGGTGGCTCGGCTGCGCGCCTGGAGAGCAGGCTGTGCAGGCAGTGTCTGCTTCTCCCGTGAGGACTTCTGGAAG GTGAGCCTGAAGGACTGCCACAATGTGTCTGTGTTCCTGGCCCCTAGCGTG CTGCCACTGCTGGAGGACAAGTTGCAGGCAGAGTTGCCTGCGGGGGCCCGTGTGGTATCAGGGCGCTTTCCACTCCCCACATGGCAGCCTGTGGCTGTGGTGGGTGATGGCCTGGACCGTGTCTGGGCCTATGACATCCGTGGTGGTGGGCCGGCTGGGCAGTCTGTCCCAGGACCCAGTTCTGCCTTCGTCCCCGGGGTCCCTGCTTCACAGGCTGGCTGA